In one window of Bombus fervidus isolate BK054 chromosome 4, iyBomFerv1, whole genome shotgun sequence DNA:
- the LOC139986789 gene encoding uncharacterized protein isoform X2 encodes MDILFTTCEEHLLNIKEILQQDLGQEPVIFFKDLNFEILKAMVEFMYCGETTIPYQLLSPLLTATKTFKVKELTTVVDAMMSSNVGNFEINTNMDKKVTESEIINSTCNNTDHLDLQCDELVNDECFVLCNESNSDVNSSENQSLEGNTTSDPPEQELEHMLYEDSQDFETNAEQTNTLFSVGNSTKLVGTENSIILTNDKTKEVSNRYLENRMINSDTLCTNNELKPLLYEQCCDFSDIDECEESSMSLSQSCLQQIEEDFAQYKFEGTDVPSKVGKCVKVYTHKRRKSIDDIKNKLTDVNNIIQNPPSTDCIDLLDEPSTNDIPVTLLTSLDMESAEYIISLSTENIQSIVGTTLTEQHTLNTCKKIEQIIEYNTQQDSLNKITEASNYTKPILRRSLRLNQQEIEETINNNEAVKDLQEKEKHFKKSNFTNRAELCIKRKRKIKVTDRKVPEQAINSVMQPIRKTFNNSRRNAEKLIVRKNNKSTLSNKEKDEQTVKITNKLKCDISEATEIDSIFTLPKLNTIEHINRALWGDMSDFPEDYENKVNLMECTANTEIPFAVGLLPLRTALEKMQATPDYQPRKTRSSVAPIRQDIDNLKRKNCTHLGKVTDSKRQNTCINHPKENAKAVCHIRIRTAPSQYVRNRKKYLSTDVNTLEPPTIINKH; translated from the exons ATGGACATACTTTTTACAACTTGTGAAGAACATCTATTGAATATAAAG GAGATCCTACAACAAGATTTGGGTCAGGAAccagttatattttttaaagatctAAACTTCGAAATCTTAAAGGCCATGGTTGAATTTATGTATTGCGGAGAAACTACAATTCCTTATCAATTGTTATCACCTTTATTAACTGCCACAAAAACTTTTAAG gttAAAGAGTTGACAACTGTGGTTGATGCTATGATGAGTTCCAATGtaggaaattttgaaattaatacaaatatggACAAAAAAGTTACTGAATCAGAGATTATAAACAGTACATGTAACAATACAGATCATTTAGATTTACAGTGTGATGAACTTGTTAACGATGAGTGCTTTGTACTTTGTAATGAGAGCAACAGTGATGTGAATTCAAGTGAAAACCAATCTTTAGAAGGTAATACAACCAGCGATCCTCCTGAACAAGAATTAGAGCATATGTTATATGAGGATTCACAAGATTTTGAAACTAATGCAGAACAAACTAATACATTATTTTCGGTAggaaattctacaaaattagTAGGAACTGAGAATTCAATCATATTAACAaatgataaaacaaaagaagtaTCAAATAGATACTTGGAAAATAGAATGATAAATAGTGATACATTGTGTacaaataatgaattaaaacCTTTATTATATGAACAATGCTGTGATTTTTCAGATATTGATGAGTGTGAAGAAAGTTCTATGTCATTGTCACAATCTTGCCTTCAACAAATTGAAGAAGACTTTGCACAATATAAGTTTGAAGGTACTGATGTTCCTAGTAAAGTAGGAAAATGTGTCAAAGTTTACACTCATAAGAGACGAAAATCTATAGATGACATAAAAAACAAGCTAACAGATGTGAAcaatataattcaaaatcCGCCATCTACTGATTGTATAGATTTATTGGATGAGCCGTCCACTAACGATATACCAGTTACACTTTTAACCTCATTAGACATGGAAAGTGCTGAGTATATTATAAGTTTGAGTACTGAAAATATTCAATCTATAGTAGGAACTACCTTAACTGAGCAGCATACATTAAATACATGTAAGAAAATAGAACaaattattgaatataataCCCAACAAgatagtttaaataaaataactgaAGCTTCTAATTATACAAAACCAATACTAAGGAGAAGCTTGCGGTTAAACCAacaagaaatagaagaaactataaataataatgaagcTGTTAAAGATCTtcaagaaaaggaaaaacactttaaaaaatcaaatttcacgAATAGAGCAGAATTATGTATTAaaagaaaacgtaaaataaaggTCACAGATCGTAAAGTTCCAGAACAAGCTATTAACAGTGTAATGCAGCCCATTAGGAAGACATTTAACAATTCTCGTAGGAATGCTGAGAAATTAATTGTcagaaagaataataaaagtacATTGTCTAACAAAGAAAAGGATGAGCAAACagttaaaataacaaataaattaaaatgtgaCATATCAGAAGCAACAGAAATTGATTCCATTTTTACACTACccaaattaaatacaatagaaCATATAAATCGTGCACTGTGGGGAGATATGTCAGATTTTCCAGAAGACTATGAAAATAAGGTGAATTTGATGGAATGTACTGCTAATACAGAAATTCCGTTTGCTGTTGGTTTATTACCTTTACGTACTGCTCTGGAAAAAATGCAAGCAACACCAGATTATcaacctcgcaaaactcgttcATCGGTAGCACCAATAAGGCAAGATATTGATAATCTCAAGAGGAAGAACTGTACTCATTTAGGTAAAGTTACAGATTCTAAAAGACAAAATACCTGCATTAATCATCCAAAAGAAAATGCAAAAGCAGTTTGTCATATTCGGATTAGAACAGCACCGTCGCAGTACGTACGAAATCGTAAAAAGTATCTTTCAACGGATGTAAATACATTGGAACCTCCGACTATTATCAATAAACATTAA
- the LOC139986789 gene encoding uncharacterized protein isoform X1 translates to MVESTKCCVLQRADHARYITEKFSELLARQALVDVTLVCEEQKLRVHKLVLASNSTYFEEILQQDLGQEPVIFFKDLNFEILKAMVEFMYCGETTIPYQLLSPLLTATKTFKVKELTTVVDAMMSSNVGNFEINTNMDKKVTESEIINSTCNNTDHLDLQCDELVNDECFVLCNESNSDVNSSENQSLEGNTTSDPPEQELEHMLYEDSQDFETNAEQTNTLFSVGNSTKLVGTENSIILTNDKTKEVSNRYLENRMINSDTLCTNNELKPLLYEQCCDFSDIDECEESSMSLSQSCLQQIEEDFAQYKFEGTDVPSKVGKCVKVYTHKRRKSIDDIKNKLTDVNNIIQNPPSTDCIDLLDEPSTNDIPVTLLTSLDMESAEYIISLSTENIQSIVGTTLTEQHTLNTCKKIEQIIEYNTQQDSLNKITEASNYTKPILRRSLRLNQQEIEETINNNEAVKDLQEKEKHFKKSNFTNRAELCIKRKRKIKVTDRKVPEQAINSVMQPIRKTFNNSRRNAEKLIVRKNNKSTLSNKEKDEQTVKITNKLKCDISEATEIDSIFTLPKLNTIEHINRALWGDMSDFPEDYENKVNLMECTANTEIPFAVGLLPLRTALEKMQATPDYQPRKTRSSVAPIRQDIDNLKRKNCTHLGKVTDSKRQNTCINHPKENAKAVCHIRIRTAPSQYVRNRKKYLSTDVNTLEPPTIINKH, encoded by the exons ATGGTTGAGAGTACTAAATGCTGTGTCCTGCAAAGGGCTGATCATGCAAGGTACATTACAGAAAAATTTAGTGAGCTGTTGGCACGTCAGGCACTTGTTGATGTAACACTCGTATGTGAAGAACAAAAGCTACGTGTTCACAAACTGGTCCTAGCATCAAATAGTACATACTTTGAg GAGATCCTACAACAAGATTTGGGTCAGGAAccagttatattttttaaagatctAAACTTCGAAATCTTAAAGGCCATGGTTGAATTTATGTATTGCGGAGAAACTACAATTCCTTATCAATTGTTATCACCTTTATTAACTGCCACAAAAACTTTTAAG gttAAAGAGTTGACAACTGTGGTTGATGCTATGATGAGTTCCAATGtaggaaattttgaaattaatacaaatatggACAAAAAAGTTACTGAATCAGAGATTATAAACAGTACATGTAACAATACAGATCATTTAGATTTACAGTGTGATGAACTTGTTAACGATGAGTGCTTTGTACTTTGTAATGAGAGCAACAGTGATGTGAATTCAAGTGAAAACCAATCTTTAGAAGGTAATACAACCAGCGATCCTCCTGAACAAGAATTAGAGCATATGTTATATGAGGATTCACAAGATTTTGAAACTAATGCAGAACAAACTAATACATTATTTTCGGTAggaaattctacaaaattagTAGGAACTGAGAATTCAATCATATTAACAaatgataaaacaaaagaagtaTCAAATAGATACTTGGAAAATAGAATGATAAATAGTGATACATTGTGTacaaataatgaattaaaacCTTTATTATATGAACAATGCTGTGATTTTTCAGATATTGATGAGTGTGAAGAAAGTTCTATGTCATTGTCACAATCTTGCCTTCAACAAATTGAAGAAGACTTTGCACAATATAAGTTTGAAGGTACTGATGTTCCTAGTAAAGTAGGAAAATGTGTCAAAGTTTACACTCATAAGAGACGAAAATCTATAGATGACATAAAAAACAAGCTAACAGATGTGAAcaatataattcaaaatcCGCCATCTACTGATTGTATAGATTTATTGGATGAGCCGTCCACTAACGATATACCAGTTACACTTTTAACCTCATTAGACATGGAAAGTGCTGAGTATATTATAAGTTTGAGTACTGAAAATATTCAATCTATAGTAGGAACTACCTTAACTGAGCAGCATACATTAAATACATGTAAGAAAATAGAACaaattattgaatataataCCCAACAAgatagtttaaataaaataactgaAGCTTCTAATTATACAAAACCAATACTAAGGAGAAGCTTGCGGTTAAACCAacaagaaatagaagaaactataaataataatgaagcTGTTAAAGATCTtcaagaaaaggaaaaacactttaaaaaatcaaatttcacgAATAGAGCAGAATTATGTATTAaaagaaaacgtaaaataaaggTCACAGATCGTAAAGTTCCAGAACAAGCTATTAACAGTGTAATGCAGCCCATTAGGAAGACATTTAACAATTCTCGTAGGAATGCTGAGAAATTAATTGTcagaaagaataataaaagtacATTGTCTAACAAAGAAAAGGATGAGCAAACagttaaaataacaaataaattaaaatgtgaCATATCAGAAGCAACAGAAATTGATTCCATTTTTACACTACccaaattaaatacaatagaaCATATAAATCGTGCACTGTGGGGAGATATGTCAGATTTTCCAGAAGACTATGAAAATAAGGTGAATTTGATGGAATGTACTGCTAATACAGAAATTCCGTTTGCTGTTGGTTTATTACCTTTACGTACTGCTCTGGAAAAAATGCAAGCAACACCAGATTATcaacctcgcaaaactcgttcATCGGTAGCACCAATAAGGCAAGATATTGATAATCTCAAGAGGAAGAACTGTACTCATTTAGGTAAAGTTACAGATTCTAAAAGACAAAATACCTGCATTAATCATCCAAAAGAAAATGCAAAAGCAGTTTGTCATATTCGGATTAGAACAGCACCGTCGCAGTACGTACGAAATCGTAAAAAGTATCTTTCAACGGATGTAAATACATTGGAACCTCCGACTATTATCAATAAACATTAA
- the LOC139986789 gene encoding uncharacterized protein isoform X3 yields the protein MVESTKCCVLQRADHARYITEKFSELLARQALVDVTLVCEEQKLRVHKLVLASNSTYFEEILQQDLGQEPVIFFKDLNFEILKAMVEFMYCGETTIPYQLLSPLLTATKTFKVKELTTVVDAMMSSNVGNFEINTNMDKKVTESEIINSTCNNTDHLDLQCDELVNDECFVLCNESNSDVNSSENQSLEDIDECEESSMSLSQSCLQQIEEDFAQYKFEGTDVPSKVGKCVKVYTHKRRKSIDDIKNKLTDVNNIIQNPPSTDCIDLLDEPSTNDIPVTLLTSLDMESAEYIISLSTENIQSIVGTTLTEQHTLNTCKKIEQIIEYNTQQDSLNKITEASNYTKPILRRSLRLNQQEIEETINNNEAVKDLQEKEKHFKKSNFTNRAELCIKRKRKIKVTDRKVPEQAINSVMQPIRKTFNNSRRNAEKLIVRKNNKSTLSNKEKDEQTVKITNKLKCDISEATEIDSIFTLPKLNTIEHINRALWGDMSDFPEDYENKVNLMECTANTEIPFAVGLLPLRTALEKMQATPDYQPRKTRSSVAPIRQDIDNLKRKNCTHLGKVTDSKRQNTCINHPKENAKAVCHIRIRTAPSQYVRNRKKYLSTDVNTLEPPTIINKH from the exons ATGGTTGAGAGTACTAAATGCTGTGTCCTGCAAAGGGCTGATCATGCAAGGTACATTACAGAAAAATTTAGTGAGCTGTTGGCACGTCAGGCACTTGTTGATGTAACACTCGTATGTGAAGAACAAAAGCTACGTGTTCACAAACTGGTCCTAGCATCAAATAGTACATACTTTGAg GAGATCCTACAACAAGATTTGGGTCAGGAAccagttatattttttaaagatctAAACTTCGAAATCTTAAAGGCCATGGTTGAATTTATGTATTGCGGAGAAACTACAATTCCTTATCAATTGTTATCACCTTTATTAACTGCCACAAAAACTTTTAAG gttAAAGAGTTGACAACTGTGGTTGATGCTATGATGAGTTCCAATGtaggaaattttgaaattaatacaaatatggACAAAAAAGTTACTGAATCAGAGATTATAAACAGTACATGTAACAATACAGATCATTTAGATTTACAGTGTGATGAACTTGTTAACGATGAGTGCTTTGTACTTTGTAATGAGAGCAACAGTGATGTGAATTCAAGTGAAAACCAATCTTTAGAAG ATATTGATGAGTGTGAAGAAAGTTCTATGTCATTGTCACAATCTTGCCTTCAACAAATTGAAGAAGACTTTGCACAATATAAGTTTGAAGGTACTGATGTTCCTAGTAAAGTAGGAAAATGTGTCAAAGTTTACACTCATAAGAGACGAAAATCTATAGATGACATAAAAAACAAGCTAACAGATGTGAAcaatataattcaaaatcCGCCATCTACTGATTGTATAGATTTATTGGATGAGCCGTCCACTAACGATATACCAGTTACACTTTTAACCTCATTAGACATGGAAAGTGCTGAGTATATTATAAGTTTGAGTACTGAAAATATTCAATCTATAGTAGGAACTACCTTAACTGAGCAGCATACATTAAATACATGTAAGAAAATAGAACaaattattgaatataataCCCAACAAgatagtttaaataaaataactgaAGCTTCTAATTATACAAAACCAATACTAAGGAGAAGCTTGCGGTTAAACCAacaagaaatagaagaaactataaataataatgaagcTGTTAAAGATCTtcaagaaaaggaaaaacactttaaaaaatcaaatttcacgAATAGAGCAGAATTATGTATTAaaagaaaacgtaaaataaaggTCACAGATCGTAAAGTTCCAGAACAAGCTATTAACAGTGTAATGCAGCCCATTAGGAAGACATTTAACAATTCTCGTAGGAATGCTGAGAAATTAATTGTcagaaagaataataaaagtacATTGTCTAACAAAGAAAAGGATGAGCAAACagttaaaataacaaataaattaaaatgtgaCATATCAGAAGCAACAGAAATTGATTCCATTTTTACACTACccaaattaaatacaatagaaCATATAAATCGTGCACTGTGGGGAGATATGTCAGATTTTCCAGAAGACTATGAAAATAAGGTGAATTTGATGGAATGTACTGCTAATACAGAAATTCCGTTTGCTGTTGGTTTATTACCTTTACGTACTGCTCTGGAAAAAATGCAAGCAACACCAGATTATcaacctcgcaaaactcgttcATCGGTAGCACCAATAAGGCAAGATATTGATAATCTCAAGAGGAAGAACTGTACTCATTTAGGTAAAGTTACAGATTCTAAAAGACAAAATACCTGCATTAATCATCCAAAAGAAAATGCAAAAGCAGTTTGTCATATTCGGATTAGAACAGCACCGTCGCAGTACGTACGAAATCGTAAAAAGTATCTTTCAACGGATGTAAATACATTGGAACCTCCGACTATTATCAATAAACATTAA
- the LOC139986788 gene encoding aminopeptidase N codes for MQVRTCWIRIAKRTMRFIAAIAGYFLIFVLPDIEAHLEIKRSIDLNDVYVPKVSQRRLPTEVVPTSYYLELQPFIGNDKFKGRVKINVTWVDTSDIIVLNAHPHLAITKYDVRITEASLEEREKGLPLMAVNVARVSRRSSWPSSYAIHLEQMLKKGTSCEVDLIFTGNLTTNDTSGFFKREYTDASGQKHPFLATNFRLDNAQTVFPCMDEPPYKATFKLSVQRPKNMTARSNTPLESSIETTDEPDLVWDHFIKTPQMSTYQLALIISDFESISPTQEINEMDGRKLEIKVWGRKEYLDSLKGIPDKVVCIMNYLQDYFNSSIVLPKLDLVAVPSYGATKASDSWGLMFFKESELSSPSIWDTAYELIYQWIGQYITPFRWSDAPVNKALNSFLASMTTVNLNPDEMEGKWPLTMLYSLYYEFAKIEPFGRVGGIRNEATSSKMELVFRMFNYTLGEDLFQKGVRNFIQQNSEENLRTFFADDIYSRLNDVAAETEMLPKGLTVNSIAGPWTNRDRVPLVTVIRNYETQTITLSQKVYLREAPRASTPKVSYEWDIPIVTISQEQLDIQESCFLWLTKGNKVENVTDIADENQFIIVNPEEIGMFPVNYDSCNWKMLSQYLQSPDREKIPVLTRAKLLHDSWNLAYSGELCFKIALNMTLFLKEERSHVVWEPVFMMIDHVGRRIEGSHVHSKFEAYIRTLLKPLYEELSRTVEPNEPSWKTHMRGMAKNFLCRAGYEPCVNEARDQYKKWLTDKEPDKGNPVANEFICPVFKWGSEEEWEFGLQRVINFPQNSPERKQNERTYLLKSLAGCPKDTYKIERLLNVTFLDQNGNFTDSDIQLIFVTLSGGAAGYTTLFNFLTENWDMVKQRIEDKKHLLYRIVESATSSFSNQKGLDIVRKLYESHSEEFLPDLINQKPYKMEIREWSKKNLPVIDTWLMENLPREELEAIKAYPVTTTMAPTME; via the exons ATGCAAGTACGGACGTGTTGGATAAGGATCGCGAA GAGAACCATGAGGTTCATAGCAGCCATCGCCGGGTATTTCCTGATCTTCGTTCTGCCAGATATCGAAGCACAC TTGGAGATCAAACGGAGTATAGACCTGAACGACGTTTACGTGCCCAAAGTAAGCCAACGCAGATTACCAACAGAAGTAGTGCCGACCAGCTATTACCTGGAACTTCAACCTTTTATCGGGAATGACAAATTCAAAGGTCGAGTTAAGATCAATGTCACTTGGGTAGATACCAGTGacataattgttttaaatgcTCATCCACATCTTGCAATCACGAAATACGATGTTAGGATCACGGAGGCATCGTTGGAAGAAAG ggAAAAAGGCCTGCCACTGATGGCTGTAAACGTTGCGAGAGTCAGTCGTCGTTCTTCGTGGCCATCTAGCTATGCGATTCACCTGGAACAGATGCTAAAGAAAGGCACCAGCTGCGAAGTGGATCTCATCTTCACTGGAAATCTCACCACCAACGATACCAGCGGTTTCTTCAAACGGGAATATACCGACGCCAGTGGACAAAAGca TCCCTTCCTGGCTACCAACTTCAGATTGGACAACGCGCAAACTGTTTTTCCTTGTATGGATGAGCCTCCTTACAAAGCGACCTTCAAACTCAGCGTTCAGCGTCCGAAGAACATGACTGCTCGTTCAAATACTCCCCTGGAAAGTAGCATAGAAAC GACCGATGAGCCGGATTTAGTCTGGGATCACTTTATCAAGACACCGCAAATGTCAACGTACCAATTAGCTTTGATAATATCAGACTTCGAGAGCATCTCGCCTACTCAGGAAATCAATGAAATGGATGGGAGAAAGCTCGAGATTAAAGTGTGGGGTCGAAAGGAATACTTGGACTCCCTAAAAGGCATACCCGACAAGGTTGTCTGTATCATGAACTATTTACAGGATTACTTCAACAGCTCGATTGTTTTACCAAAACTTGACTTGGTAGCCGTTCCTTCGTACGGTGCTACCAAAGCATCTGACAGTTGGGGCTTGATGTTCTTcaa GGAAAGTGAACTGAGTAGCCCGTCCATTTGGGACACAGCTtatgaattaatttatcaatggATTGGTCAATATATCACACCATTCCGTTGGAGTGATGCACCTGTTAACAAAGCACTTAATTCATTCCTAGCTTCAATGACGACGGTGAAC CTGAATCCGGACGAAATGGAAGGGAAATGGCCACTGACTATGCTATATTCCCTTTATTATGAATTTGCAAAGATTGAACCTTTCGGAAGAGTCGGTGGTATCAGAAACGAAGCTACATCATCGAAAA TGGAGCTGGTATTCCGGATGTTCAATTACACTCTCGGCGAAGATCTATTCCAGAAAGgcgttagaaattttatacaacaaaATTCGGAAGA GAATCTACGAACCTTCTTTGCAGATGACATTTATAGCCGATTAAACGATGTCGCGGCTGAAACAGAAATGTTGCCAAAAGGCTTGACAGTCAACTCAATCGCGGGGCCGTGGACCAATCGAGATAGAGTACCATTGGTCACTGTCATTCGCAATTATGAAACTCAAACAATTACACTTAGCCAA AAAGTCTACCTCAGGGAAGCTCCACGAGCCTCCACTCCTAAAGTTTCTTATGAATGGGATATACCAATAGTGACGATTTCCCAAGAACAATTGGATATTCAAGAGTCTTGTTTCCTATGGCTGACGAAAGGAAATAAAGTGGAGAATGTGACAGATATCGCTGACGAAAACCAGTTTATCATTGTCAATCCAGAGGAAATAg GTATGTTTCCGGTAAACTATGACTCCTGTAACTGGAAAATGTTATCACAGTATTTGCAAAGTCCAGACCGAGAAAAGATTCCTGTTTTAACCAGAGCAAAACTCCTTCACGATTCTTGGAATTTAGCATATTCTGGAGAACTATGCTTCAAAATTGCTTTAAATATGACTCTCTttttgaaagaagaaaggagtCACGTCGTATGGGAACCAGTCTTTATGATGATCGATCACGTTGGTAGACGTATCGAGGGATCTCATGTACACTCCAAATTCgag gcatacatacgtacattgTTAAAGCCTCTATATGAAGAACTCAGTAGAACTGTAGAACCAAATGAACCATCTTGGAAAACTCATATGCGAGGAATGGCAAAAAATTTCCTTTGTCGTGCTGGATATGAACCATGCGTTAACGAAGCAAGGGATCAGTACAAAAAGTGGCTGACTGATAAGGAACCGGATAAAGGAAATCC AGTTGCCAATGAATTTATTTGCCCAGTATTTAAGTGGGGTTCTGAAGAAGAATGGGAATTTGGACTTCAACGTGTTATAAATTTCCCTCAGAATAGTccagaaagaaaacaaaatgaaCGTACATATCTTTTGAAATCCTTAGCTGGTTGTCCAAaagatacatataaaattgaaag ATTATTAAATGTAACATTTCTTGATCAGAATGGAAATTTTACTGACTCAGACATCCAACTGATTTTTGTTACATTAAGTGGTGGAGCAGCTGGTTACACAACTCTCTTCAACTTTTTAACTGAAAACTGGGATATGGTGAAACAGAGAATTGAAGATAAAAAACATCTTTTGTACCGCATAGTAGAATCTGCAACTTCCTCGTTTAGCAATCAAAAGGGTTTGGATATAGTTCGTAAATTGTATGAAAGTCATTCAGAAGAATTTCTACCAGATCTTATAAACCAAAAACCTTACAAGATGGAAATAAGAGAATGGAGCAAAAAGAATCTTCCAGTAATTGATACCTGGCTTATGGAAAATTTGCCAAGAGAAGAATTGGAAGCCATTAAAGCTTATCCGGTTACCACTACTATGGCTCCTACCAtggaataa